One window of Dysidea avara chromosome 11, odDysAvar1.4, whole genome shotgun sequence genomic DNA carries:
- the LOC136237641 gene encoding uncharacterized protein, translating into MISPDQQSLVRLRPMHSLHQFSPGDLLANEDRESWTAECGIEKQWQSVRTAIVSTAAEVLGTSRHCQPDWFAESFGGLRPLLTARNNAYSHWLKIRAQRDIALFRQLRGEVRRGLLPLRVVTIYDEGGAPCLDVEVQHQCCEDVVAALDKIKNGKAVGSSDFVHAVWKEHKVPQAWKNAILIPIPKKGNLHLCDNWRGIALLDVVGKLVGRIVQDRLQKLAEVELPESQCGFQRGCGCTDMMKAYNSVPCEALWIALQKLGVPEAMIDLVKSFHSGMRTRVRVDGTLLDDFDVSNGLRQDCTMAPTLFNLNASIVSERWLHRVEGLEGVGTLLLHKLDQKLFHRATRNAQEVQLYKGEFADDVVLLACSRQGAVAATQAYVDVVSSLGLTVSFSKTKFLVTGCDLTEEDRMPLVIDDNNIECVSEFPYLDSLIADSGRLDVNVENRIASASKVFGALRHAVFDNSHLSTVTKRHVYGACVLSVLIYGSECWVPLKNHQVKLFPSQMS; encoded by the exons ATGATCAGTCCTGATCAACAGTCTTTG GTTCGACTGAGGCCGATGCATAGCTTACATCAGTTTTCACCTGGTGACTTGTTGGCTAATGAAGACCG TGAGAGCTGGACAGCAGAATGTGGGATAGAGAAGCAGTGGCAGTCTGTGCGTACTGCCATTGTTTCGACTGCAGCAGAGGTGCTAGGGACTTCAAGGCACTGCCAGCCTGACTGGTTTGCTGAGTCATTTGGGGGCTTAAGGCCATTGCTAACAGCTAGGAACAATGCTTATTCACACTGGTTGAAAATTAGAGCTCAGAGGGACATTGCTCTTTTCCGGCAGTTGAGGGGTGAAGTCAG AAGAGGGTTGCTCCCTTTACGGGTAGTGACTATTTATGATGAGGGAGGTGCTCCTTGTTTGGATGTTGAGGTACAACACCAATGTTG TGAGGATGTAGTGGCAGCTCTTGATAAGATAAAGAATGGCAAGGCAGTAGGAAGCTCTG ACTTTGTGCATGCAGTTTGGAAGGAACACAAGGTGCCACAGGCGTGGAAAAATGCTATCCTTATCCCCATTCCTAAGAAGGGAAATCTACACCTTTGTGATAACTGGAGGGGTATAGCATTACTTGATGTAGTGGGAAAGTTAGTGGGAAGAATTGTGCAAGATCGTTTGCAGAAGCTTGCTGAGGTGGAATTGCCAGAGTCTCAGTGTGGGTTCCAGCGAGGTTGTGGCTGTACTGACATGAT GAAAGCTTACAATTCAGTCCCATGTGAGGCTCTTTGGATTGCTTTACAGAAGTTAGGTGTACCAGAGGCAATGATAGACTTGGTGAAATCCTTCCATAGTGGCATGAGGACCAGGGTCAGAGTGGATGGAACACTGCTTGATGATTTTGATGTTTCTAATGGTCTCAGGCAGGACTGTACGATGGCTCCAACCCTGTTTAACCTTAATGCAAGCATTGTTTCTGAGAGATGGCTTCATAGGGTGGAAGGATTGGAAGGTGTGGGTACGCTTCTGTTACACAAGCTTGACCAGAAGTTATTTCATAGGGCTACTAGGAATGCTCAGGAAGTACAGCTGTACAAGGGagagtttgctgatgatgtggTGTTGTTGGCGTGCTCAAGGCAGGGTGCAGTTGCTGCCACCCAAGCTTATGTTGATGTTGTTAGCTCACTTGGACTGACAGTGAGTTTTAGCAAAACTAAGTTCTTGGTGACTGGGTGTGATTTGACGGAAGAAGACAGGATGCCACTTGTAATAGATGACAACAATATTGAATGTGTTAGTGAGTTCCCATACCTTGACTCATTGATTGCTGACAGTGGAAGGCTGGATGTTAATGTTGAGAATAGAATTGCAAGTGCTTCAAAGGTTTTTGGAGCACTTCGACATGCTGTTTTTGATAACTCCCATCTATCCACTGTGACAAAGAGACATGTGTATGGAGCTTGTGTATTGTCTGTTCTGATTTATGGTAGTGAGTGCTGGGTACCACTTAAGAACCATCAAGTTAAATTGTTTCCATCACAGATGTCTTAA
- the LOC136238023 gene encoding uncharacterized protein: MEQIKMGLIILLVAVTSVLCEGQAKELVDLYKRQTATPPSETCDSSSEGTSTGASGDMIWVCRSSTWTPFRLTPAVGSSRTMSGSSCKRIKEQLTGACSEPLSSGMYWVQGTQIYCDMDELDGGGWTLAWQHSYTENYPLTNKMTYFSNDFQACTTRASGWCNIPNKARFSATEQMIVAYHEGTVVYAYKGLFNRNIDFNWSGAILLDPVKIVDRCTQEVGIQPAPENKIAVGFTFDKWTPYNYKANCDTYRGTYPRPNDCRWENCKLPSSISSKADHVQMTVAIFMR, translated from the exons ATGGAACAAATAAAGATGGGACTGATTATTTTGCTAGTGGCTGTAACTTCTGTTTTGTGTGAAGG ACAAGCTAAAGAATTAGTTGATCTCTATAAG AGACAGACTGCTACTCCACCTAGTGAGACATGTGATAGTTCTAGTGAAGGAACATCAACTGGTGCAAGTGGTGACATGATATGGGTCTGTAGGAGTAGTACATGGACCCCATTCAG GTTGACCCCAGCAGTTGGTTCCTCTAGAACAATGAGTGGCAGCTCATGTAAGAGGATCAAAGAGCAATTAACAGGTGCATGTAGTGAACCATTAAGTAGTGGAATGTACTGGGTACAAGGCACACAG ATATACTGTGACATGGATGAATTAGATGGTGGAGGATGGACCTTGGCATGGCAGCACTCTTATACAGAAAATTATCCATTAACCAACAAGATGACATACTTCAGTAATGACTTTCAGGCTTGTACCACACGAGCATCTGGATGGTGTAACATACCAAATAAGGCAAGATTCAGTGCTACAGAACAAATGATTGTGGCATATCATGAAGGAACTGTAGTGTATGCCTATAAGGGATTATTTAACAGGAATATTGATTTTAACTGGAGTGGAGCTATACTACTAGATCCCGTGAAGATTGTGGATAGATGTACACAGGAAGTTGGAATTCAACCAGCTCCTGAAAACAAAATTGCTGTTGGATTTACCTTTGACAAGTGGACACCATACAACTACAAGGCTAACTGTGACACCTACAGAGGTACTTATCCAAGACCTAATGATTGCCGATGGGAGAACTGCAAATTACCATCATCCATTTCAAGCAAAGCAGACCACGTCCAAATGACAGTGGCTATTTTTATGCGTTAA